GCTGCCCGCCGTCGTCACCGTGCCCGGCGACGTCCTCGTCGGCCTCGCCGCCGGCGACGGCCCGCGCGCCCGAGCGGGGTGGGCGCTGCCGCTGTCGTCGGTGGCGCTGTACTGGGCCGGCATGGCCCTCAACGACTGGGCCGACCGCGACCTCGACGCCGAGGAGCGGCCCGAGCGACCGCTGCCCAGCGGGCGGGTCGCGCCCACGCACGCGCTCGGTGCGGCCGCCGGGCTGACGGCGGCCGGGGTCGGTGTCGCGGCCCTGGCGGGCGGGCGGCGCCCGGCCGCCGTCGCCGCGGGGATCGGCGCGGCGGTCTGGCTCTACGACCTCGCCGGCAAGCGGGGCCCGCTCGCGCCGGTCAGCATGGCCCTCACGCGCAGCCTCGACGTGCTGCTGGGGGCGGCCGCCT
Above is a window of Aquipuribacter nitratireducens DNA encoding:
- a CDS encoding UbiA family prenyltransferase encodes the protein MSATWRDWAELVRLPAVVTVPGDVLVGLAAGDGPRARAGWALPLSSVALYWAGMALNDWADRDLDAEERPERPLPSGRVAPTHALGAAAGLTAAGVGVAALAGGRRPAAVAAGIGAAVWLYDLAGKRGPLAPVSMALTRSLDVLLGAAASRQGTRAALLPALAVGLHTLAVTDLSRGEVHGSEPVPATRAQVATLAAAGGSVAVAGAGARSAWRAGRPWQAAGH